The proteins below come from a single Diadema setosum chromosome 21, eeDiaSeto1, whole genome shotgun sequence genomic window:
- the LOC140244770 gene encoding flavin-containing monooxygenase 5-like, with translation MAARSRIMSSDNMQKILSRTELEEEIERKRIERSGKLTKRKTMPLDRVPRTDVCVIGAGISGLAAAKCLRESGLDVVVYERTGEVGGLWVFREHDYGVMRFTHINVSKQNYCFSDFPFPDNVPEFPHNRQMAQYIADYTTNFKLQECIKFHRKVTRVEKEGDSWRITSVAVEDDGKGREKFGQEEVLIASHVAIATGHHAKPSWAKFPGQDKFKGEVIHSVDYKDAITNRMVGKRVLLVGIGNSAVDAAVDLATVGRCQEVHISSRSGAWVFPNYLFGRPIDHYSSRLLLWLPLKIMNPISEFLLSVIHGHPNQYGLFPKMRVFQTQPTVSPVLFHHIQRKNVLIHPNIDRMEEKRVFFTDGSSVEVDHIVLCTGYHIDLPFLSDDIRKEIMEVGTNTIKLYKNVFAPSIGKSLAFIGFVQPASGGVLSMSEVQARWFAELCKDKVQLPPVAEMKDDIDKELRESAARFFKSERHTIQKDPILYNDDISQKFGAKPQLWRHPTLAWRLLLGTCGPAQYRLQGPNTWPEAAAEVRKVPITGFAHYGTLAVVLPVLLLLLWCFLVLV, from the exons ATGGCCGCGAGGAGCCGTATTATGTCATCAGACAATATGCAAAAGATCCTGAGTAGAACAGAGTTGGAAGAAGAGATCGAACGTAAGAGAATAGAGAGGTCTGGGAAGCTGACGAAAAGGAAAACCATGCCGCTAGATCGTGTCCCTCGCACGGACGTCTGCGTGATAGGAGCGGGCATCTCCGGGCTGGCCGCGGCGAAATGCCTCCGAGAGTCCGGCTTGGACGTGGTGGTTTACGAAAGGACGGGAGAGGTTGGCGGGCTTTGGGTATTCAGGGAGCATGATTATGGAGTCATGAGATTCACTCACAT AAATGTCTCCAAGCAAAACTACTGCTTCTCTGATTTCCCCTTCCCGGACAACGTCCCAGAGTTCCCGCACAACAGACAGATGGCGCAGTACATTGCCGACTACACAACCAATTTCAAGCTGCAAGAATGCATCAAATTTCACCGGAAAGTCACGCGAGTGGAGAAGGAAG GAGATTCGTGGAGAATTACGTCTGTTGCCGTGGAGGATGACGGGAAGGGACGCGAGAAGTTCGGCCAGGAAGAGGTCCTCATTGCCAGCcatgttgccatagcaacaggGCACCATGCCAAGCCCAGCTGGGCAAAGTTCCCCGGGCAGGACAAATTCAAAG GTGAGGTGATTCACAGCGTAGACTACAAGGACGCCATCACCAACCGAATGGTGGGAAAGCGAGTCCTTCTCGTCGGGATCGGAAACAGCGCCGTCGACGCTGCTGTCGATCTTGCGACTGTTGGAAG ATGTCAGGAAGTGCACATTAGCTCCCGCTCTGGTGCCTGGGTGTTCCCGAACTACCTCTTCGGCCGGCCGATTGACCACTACAGCTCCCGCCTCCTCCTGTGGCTCCCCTTGAAGATCATGAACCCCATCTCGGAATTCCTTCTCTCCGTTATCCACGGACATCCAAATCA GTACGGACTGTTTCCCAAGATGCGTGTCTTCCAGACGCAGCCCACGGTTAGCCCCGTTCTCTTCCACCACATCCAGCGGAAGAACGTCCTTATCCACCCCAACATCGACCGTATGGAGGAGAAGAGGGTCTTCTTCACTGATGGGTCTTCGGTAGAG gTGGATCACATTGTTTTGTGCACGGGTTACCACATCGACCTCCCCTTCCTCAGCGACGACATCAGGAAGGAGATCATGGAAGTCGGGACGAACACCATCAAG CTCTACAAGAACGTCTTCGCTCCGTCCATTGGGAAATCCCTAGCCTTCATCGGCTTCGTCCAGCCGGCGTCCGGCGGTGTGCTTAGTATGTCCGAGGTCCAGGCCAGGTGGTTTGCCGAGCTGTGCAAGGACAAGGTCCAGCTTCCCCCCGTCGCAGAGATGAAAGATGACATTGACAAGGAACTG AGAGAGAGCGCTGCGAGGTTCTTCAAGTCGGAGCGGCACACCATCCAGAAGGACCCCATCCTCTACAACGACGACATCAGCCAGAAGTTTGGCGCCAAGCCCCAGCTCTGGAGGCACCCCACCCTAGCTTGGAG ACTGCTTCTTGGGACCTGCGGCCCCGCCCAGTACCGGCTCCAGGGGCCCAACACGTGGCCAGAGGCCGCTGCGGAGGTGCGCAAGGTGCCCATCACGGGGTTTGCCCACTACGGTACGCTGGCTGTGGTCCTCCCTGTGCTGCTACTTTTGCTGTGGTGCTTTCTCGTCCTTGTGTGA